One genomic window of Nicotiana sylvestris chromosome 10, ASM39365v2, whole genome shotgun sequence includes the following:
- the LOC104236162 gene encoding zinc-finger homeodomain protein 9-like — translation MELTCSSNPTKSTLDSENDTPPLIKPLSFSNGTLKNHHFHHQQPPCAAVTYKECLKNHAASIGGHAVDGCGEFMPSPDSTPSNPTSLKCAACGCHRNFHRREPAEDNSSPTHFPSHFINFRHHILPPIRRFSPSPSSSPPPPLQPQPITPKAEYNPSGRKRFRTKFTQEQKEKMHSFSEKLGWKLQKCDEAKVEEFCNEVGVGKGVLRVWMHNNKNTFAKKDDHNNTNGFNINDSSSNEDHNNNNDSNNCGLHLHISTNGSSSSS, via the coding sequence ATGGAATTAACTTGCAGCAGCAACCCCACCAAAAGTACTCTTGATTCAGAAAATGATACCCCACCACTAATTAAGCCTTTGTCTTTCAGCAACGGCACACTCAAGAACCACCACTTCCACCACCAACAGCCTCCGTGTGCGGCGGTGACTTACAAAGAATGTTTGAAGAACCATGCAGCAAGTATAGGCGGACACGCCGTGGACGGTTGCGGTGAGTTTATGCCATCGCCTGATTCCACCCCTTCAAATCCCACCTCCCTCAAATGCGCCGCGTGTGGCTGCCACCGCAACTTCCACCGCCGTGAACCGGCGGAGGATAATTCATCACCCACCCATTTTCCCTCGCACTTTATTAACTTCCGCCACCATATTCTTCCACCAATCCGGCGGTTCTCCCCTTCTCCCTCCTCATCTCCACCGCCACCGCTACAACCACAGCCTATTACCCCAAAAGCAGAATACAACCCAAGTGGGAGAAAGCGATTTAGAACAAAATTCAcacaagaacaaaaagaaaaaatgcatTCTTTTTCAGAAAAATTAGGGTGGAAATTGCAAAAGTGTGATGAAGCTAAGGTAGAAGAATTTTGCAATGAAGTTGGAGTTGGTAAAGGAGTTCTTAGAGTTTGGATGCACAATAACAAGAACACTTTTGCTAAAAAAGATGATCACAATAACACTAATGGGTTCAACATCAACGACAGCAGCAGCAATGAAgatcacaacaacaacaatgatagTAATAATTGTGGACTTCATCTTCATATTTCTACTAATgggtcttcttcttcatcttga